Genomic segment of Synechococcus sp. A18-25c:
AACCCACATCATGAAATCCACTACGGGTCACGGGTAGGGCTAGGTAGCGGAACACCCGCTTTTCAAGCGGATAGAACGCACCTGCAAAATCAAATGCGATGCCGATGGCGAACAATCCGATGGTGAAATGCACCAAATTCGGATGGATCGGGATGGCGTAAGGGAGATCGTTTGCCCCCAGTTGGTCTGCGATGTCGTTGATGGGAGAGGGGATGGCCATCAGTTGGATCAGGTTGAGGGATGTCATGACACCGCTCCACTACGAATGGCTTCCACCACCGGGACGGTGTGAAGTCCGTAGACCCAAACCAGCTTGTCTCCGAGATACACCTGGCAGAACACGAGGGTTGCCAGCACGCCGTCAATGACGAGAAAGCCGGTGGGCAAATGCGTGGGATCTTTTTGTCGGACCACATAACGCCATCCGGTCAGGAGCCCTAACACCCCCGCCAGTGACCATCCGATGGTGCTGTGGTAGTTGAGGATGTCACGGGAGGCACCGTACGGATTGGCCAGACCTGCCTCAATTTGGCCAAAAATAATCGCTACGAAGATGGCCACCGTGGCCACCACCAAATTCCAGAAGGTCACTTCGAAGAGATTCTTTCGGCGCGTGATCACACCAACCAGATCGAACACGACGCTGATCAGTGCCATCGCGATCACAAAGTGCACCACGATTGGGTGAATGACATCCAACCAGGGAAGATTTTTATCGTTGAGCGGTGGAAGCAGCTCGAGCATCGGCAAGCCGAGCAACGCTTCCTAAGGATGAACAGCTTTTTGGATGTAGTCACCCTTTCGTGAACGAATCCGCGCCTGGCTGTGATGAGTTGCTCATCAAACCTGGCTGGCACGACGCATTGTCTCGCTGCCTTGTGGTCAGGGACGGTTGCGACGCAGTTGGCGCCAGTAGAGGCCAGCTTGCGTCACGATCAGAACAATCACCGCGGGAAGCACAAGACAGAGCATGACCAGCCGGAACTCGTCTTGCCAGGTGGGCAGGGTGCGTGGCAGCACCTGATCCACCACATAAAAGATGTAGAGGCCGAGCAGGATGCCTCCTTCCAGACGTGTGATCAGCCCCTTGGTCCAGAAAATGGGCAGGCAGGCCAAAGCGGTGATCACCATCACGGGGATGTCGCGTTCGATCAGCAAGGCGCCCACCTCAAGGCCTCCTGCTCCGCTGGCAGCCACCGCACTCGCTCCGAGCACGAGCATCTGGTTCAGAAGATTGCTCCCAACAACGTTGCCGATGGCCAGGTCGGTTTTGCCTTTGATGGCAGCCACCAGCGACGTGATCAGTTCCGGCATTGAGGTGCCGGCAGACACGATGGTCAAGCCGATCACCGATTTGCTGACACCCAGAATTGTGGCGGCTGCTGAGGCGCCATTGACCAACACCTTGGAACCAACCCCAAGAAGCAGGATCCCCAGCAGCAAAGACAACACCGCTTTCACGAGCCCTCGTTTGCCTTGATCAGGGTTCACATCGGGCTCAGCCTCCTCGACACCCTCCGGTTCTTCGCGGGCGGTGCGGATTTCCCAGATTGA
This window contains:
- a CDS encoding calcium/sodium antiporter — translated: MPDFLQSFLEILVGIGLLFAGGEVFVQGAVTLSLIFGIPQLVIGLTVVSFGTSAPELFVSVSSVLRGMDALAVSNVVGSNIFNVMVVLGSSALVMPLRVESRLVRRDVPVMIAVSAAVWGMASAGRVTWQSGAALLLALVINSIWEIRTAREEPEGVEEAEPDVNPDQGKRGLVKAVLSLLLGILLLGVGSKVLVNGASAAATILGVSKSVIGLTIVSAGTSMPELITSLVAAIKGKTDLAIGNVVGSNLLNQMLVLGASAVAASGAGGLEVGALLIERDIPVMVITALACLPIFWTKGLITRLEGGILLGLYIFYVVDQVLPRTLPTWQDEFRLVMLCLVLPAVIVLIVTQAGLYWRQLRRNRP
- a CDS encoding DUF2231 domain-containing protein produces the protein MLELLPPLNDKNLPWLDVIHPIVVHFVIAMALISVVFDLVGVITRRKNLFEVTFWNLVVATVAIFVAIIFGQIEAGLANPYGASRDILNYHSTIGWSLAGVLGLLTGWRYVVRQKDPTHLPTGFLVIDGVLATLVFCQVYLGDKLVWVYGLHTVPVVEAIRSGAVS